In Euphorbia lathyris chromosome 9, ddEupLath1.1, whole genome shotgun sequence, the following are encoded in one genomic region:
- the LOC136205207 gene encoding uncharacterized protein isoform X1, which yields MEFFSKGVSSAPLLARVQTTKEENAGEWMGDLNSTMHFLYNKMFGFYGVQHLKVSEFSNLRGRWNNDLPVEFFCYLESLVIDDVNYSSYAIPSNLLEYLNKLEKMDVSNYEVLEDIFYERGSSEEHGYADLLSKLSKFNLISLPRLRNIWNEHDQGILNFKHLKSLNVHLCSSLRTIFTPSITQGLVQMQELEVKYCNSVKEIITKVSANEVMDEIVFPLLQSIILESFPGLISLNGGSKILKCPSLEEIAIVDCPTIFSSTFLRELQSNPTDGITVPKAKKCKVPRGVLDPRARFGYSYEVQVVSKVGFDMIFPKLIHLKLKGLPKFTNFWRGNIIQCPSMKMLWIENCPHLQKFVSTSNEAQQHDSSTNLFDEKVDFPNMNILLISGVQRLKVTWGNELCEVSFRQLRVLVVENAKEVVKVFPPNLEFTRFQNLEKLYITGCDVLTEVFDIRALIDVKIERGGIAVSQLNLLVVLNTPNLKHIWNEDPKGIFDFHSLSSLDIQGFPSLESVIPASVARSLVYLEMLLVTDSSIKEIVAGDEEGIDDASTFQFPQLERLVLRRLPQLETFYLGTYTSEWPALPQLRITQCYQFHLQTLFHEMVLFAKK from the exons ATGGAGTTCTTTTCTAAGGGAGTCTCTAGCGCACCACTGCTAGCAAGAGTACAAACGACAAAAGAAGAAAACGCAGGAGAATGGATGGGCGATCTTAACTCGACTATGCATTTCTTGTACAACAAGATG TTTGGGTTCTATGGGGTGCAACATTTAAAAGTATCTGAATTTTCAAACTTGAGAGGCAGATGGAACAACGATCTTCCAGTAGAGTTCTTCTGCTATTTAGAATCACTGGTGATCGATGATGTCAACTATTCCTCATATGCAATACCATCTAATTTACTGGAGTACTTGAACAAATTAGAGAAGATGGATGTAAGTAATTATGAAGTACTTGAAGACATTTTTTATGAACGAGGATCGAGTGAGGAACATGGATATGCTGATCTTCTGTCTAAGCTATCTAAGTTTAACTTGATTAGTTTGCCAAGGTTGAGAAACATATGGAATGAACATGATCAAGGAATATTGAACTTTAAACACCTTAAATCACTTAATGTTCATCTTTGCAGCAGTCTGAGGACGATATTCACTCCATCTATAACTCAAGGACTTGTTCAGATGCAAGAGCTGGAAGTGAAGTATTGTAATTCagtaaaagaaatcatcacaAAAGTATCAGCAAATGAAGTTATGGATGAAATCGTATTTCCACTACTCCAGTCCATTATCCTGGAGTCTTTTCCAGGCTTAATTAGTTTGAATGGTGGAAGCAAAATTCTGAAATGTCCATCTCTAGAAGAGATAGCCATAGTTGACTGTCCAACTATATTTAGTTCTACATTTCTCAGAGAGCTACAATCGAATCCAACTGATGGAATTACCGTGCCCAAG gcgaagaagtgcaaggtaccgagaggggtactcgatcctagggcgaggttcggttacagctacgaggtTCAAGTCGTCTCTAag gtcgggtttgacaTGATATTCCCCAAATTGATCCATTTAAAGCTGAAGGGTCTTCCAAAATTTACAAACTTTTGGAGGGGCAACATAATTCAGTGTCCCTCCATGAAAATGTTATGGATAGAAAATTGTCCTCATCTACAAAAATTTGTCTCAACTAGTAATGAAGCTCAACAACATGATTCCAGTACTAATCTTTTTGATGAAAAG GTTGATTTCCCTAACATGAACATACTGTTAATTTCCGGGGTACAAAGGTTGAAGGTAACATGGGGTAATGAACTCTGTGAAGTTTCCTTCCGCCAACTCAGAGTATTGGTGGTAGAAAATGCAAAAGAAGTGGTGAAAGTTTTCCCACCCAATTTGGAATTCACAAGATTTCAGAATCTTGAGAAATTATATATAACAGGTTGTGATGTTCTAACAGAGGTGTTTGACATTCGAGCTTTGATTGATGTAAAGATAGAAAGAGGTGGTATAGCAGTTTCTCAATTGAATCTACTAGTGGTACTTAATACCCCCAATTTGAAGCATATATGGAATGAAGATCCCAAAGGAATTTTTGACTTCCATAGTTTAAGCTCACTAGATATTCAAGGATTCCCAAGTCTGGAAAGTGTGATTCCAGCCTCCGTAGCAAGAAGTCTTGTGTATCTAGAAATGCTTCTTGTAACAGATTCTTCAATCAAGGAAATTGTTGCAGGGGATGAGGAAGGAATAGATGATGCATCTacgtttcaatttcctcaattGGAACGATTAGTACTTAGAAGATTACCACAACTTGAAACATTTTACCTAGGGACTTATACCTCAGAATGGCCTGCATTACCACAATTACGTATCACCCAATGCTATCAATTTCACCTACAGACTCTGTTCCATGAAATGGTACTCTTTGCTAAAAAATAA
- the LOC136205207 gene encoding uncharacterized protein isoform X2 translates to MKCSLRTIFTPSITQGLVQMQELEVKYCNSVKEIITKVSANEVMDEIVFPLLQSIILESFPGLISLNGGSKILKCPSLEEIAIVDCPTIFSSTFLRELQSNPTDGITVPKAKKCKVPRGVLDPRARFGYSYEVQVVSKVGFDMIFPKLIHLKLKGLPKFTNFWRGNIIQCPSMKMLWIENCPHLQKFVSTSNEAQQHDSSTNLFDEKVDFPNMNILLISGVQRLKVTWGNELCEVSFRQLRVLVVENAKEVVKVFPPNLEFTRFQNLEKLYITGCDVLTEVFDIRALIDVKIERGGIAVSQLNLLVVLNTPNLKHIWNEDPKGIFDFHSLSSLDIQGFPSLESVIPASVARSLVYLEMLLVTDSSIKEIVAGDEEGIDDASTFQFPQLERLVLRRLPQLETFYLGTYTSEWPALPQLRITQCYQFHLQTLFHEMVLFAKK, encoded by the exons ATGAAATG CAGTCTGAGGACGATATTCACTCCATCTATAACTCAAGGACTTGTTCAGATGCAAGAGCTGGAAGTGAAGTATTGTAATTCagtaaaagaaatcatcacaAAAGTATCAGCAAATGAAGTTATGGATGAAATCGTATTTCCACTACTCCAGTCCATTATCCTGGAGTCTTTTCCAGGCTTAATTAGTTTGAATGGTGGAAGCAAAATTCTGAAATGTCCATCTCTAGAAGAGATAGCCATAGTTGACTGTCCAACTATATTTAGTTCTACATTTCTCAGAGAGCTACAATCGAATCCAACTGATGGAATTACCGTGCCCAAG gcgaagaagtgcaaggtaccgagaggggtactcgatcctagggcgaggttcggttacagctacgaggtTCAAGTCGTCTCTAag gtcgggtttgacaTGATATTCCCCAAATTGATCCATTTAAAGCTGAAGGGTCTTCCAAAATTTACAAACTTTTGGAGGGGCAACATAATTCAGTGTCCCTCCATGAAAATGTTATGGATAGAAAATTGTCCTCATCTACAAAAATTTGTCTCAACTAGTAATGAAGCTCAACAACATGATTCCAGTACTAATCTTTTTGATGAAAAG GTTGATTTCCCTAACATGAACATACTGTTAATTTCCGGGGTACAAAGGTTGAAGGTAACATGGGGTAATGAACTCTGTGAAGTTTCCTTCCGCCAACTCAGAGTATTGGTGGTAGAAAATGCAAAAGAAGTGGTGAAAGTTTTCCCACCCAATTTGGAATTCACAAGATTTCAGAATCTTGAGAAATTATATATAACAGGTTGTGATGTTCTAACAGAGGTGTTTGACATTCGAGCTTTGATTGATGTAAAGATAGAAAGAGGTGGTATAGCAGTTTCTCAATTGAATCTACTAGTGGTACTTAATACCCCCAATTTGAAGCATATATGGAATGAAGATCCCAAAGGAATTTTTGACTTCCATAGTTTAAGCTCACTAGATATTCAAGGATTCCCAAGTCTGGAAAGTGTGATTCCAGCCTCCGTAGCAAGAAGTCTTGTGTATCTAGAAATGCTTCTTGTAACAGATTCTTCAATCAAGGAAATTGTTGCAGGGGATGAGGAAGGAATAGATGATGCATCTacgtttcaatttcctcaattGGAACGATTAGTACTTAGAAGATTACCACAACTTGAAACATTTTACCTAGGGACTTATACCTCAGAATGGCCTGCATTACCACAATTACGTATCACCCAATGCTATCAATTTCACCTACAGACTCTGTTCCATGAAATGGTACTCTTTGCTAAAAAATAA
- the LOC136205208 gene encoding uncharacterized protein, producing the protein MFKCLVHLQEIKVSEFKILKEIVAVRYEDETIKLTQLHTLTLEDLPQLDGFCSPINEDSAEILLVDEFEDFFGKKIQFPNLVVLKLSSINVEKIWYNHNLEFCSFDKLTTFIVEGCGNLAFVLTSSMVKSLPQLKEFEICDCKSMEEVIRTEGNTEEMIFPKLNLLKLKGLPKVTNFCRRNLIQCPSMVDLTIENCHHLQIFLSTSNEDGQPHDSSTTLFDEKVDFPKLKYLTLIDAKKW; encoded by the exons ATGTTTAAATGCCTTGTCCATCTACAAGAAATTAAGGTGAGTGAATTTAAAATCCTGAAAGAGATTGTTGCTGTGAGATATGAAGATGAAACAATCAAGCTGACTCAATTACACACGTTGACGCTAGAAGATCTACCCCAGCTTGATGGCTTTTGCTCTCCAATTAATGAGGATTCTGCAGAAATTTTATTGGTGGATGAATTTGAAGATTTTTTCGGCAAAAAG ATTCAGTTCCCCAATCTGGTAGTACTGAAATTGTCATCAATAAATGTGGAGAAGATATGGTACAACCACAACTTAGAGTTTTGTTCGTTTGACAAATTGACAACCTTTATTGTTGAAGGATGTGGAAATTTAGCATTTGTGCTTACATCTTCGATGGTTAAGAGTCTTCCTCAGCTAAAGGAATTTGAAATATGTGATTGCAAATCCATGGAAGAAGTTATAAGAACAGAAGGGAACACTGAAGAGATGATATTCCCCAAATTGAACCTTTTAAAGCTAAAGGGTCTTCCAAAAGTTACAAACTTTTGCAGGAGAAACTTAATTCAGTGTCCCTCCATGGTAGATCTAACCATAGAAAATTGTCATCATCTACAAATATTTCTCTCAACTAGTAATGAAGATGGTCAACCACATGATTCCAGTACTACTCTTTTTGATGAAAAG GTTGATTTCCCTAAACTGAAATACTTGACACTAATAGATGCAAAGAAGTGGTGA